In the genome of Quercus robur chromosome 3, dhQueRobu3.1, whole genome shotgun sequence, one region contains:
- the LOC126718662 gene encoding hydroxyproline O-galactosyltransferase GALT6-like — translation MKRAKLETLVSPSRLRLLQLLMGIVFLCILVMTIEIPLVFRTESDSDDGAFGFLLPGDEPDGTYLYRKPKRQIQEFKRISGLIFNESLFDAKKDEFSELYKSAKQAWVIGKKFWDEMESKKTEFSPKKVPENRSETCPNSITLSVGEFRNRVLELPCGLTLWSHITVVGTPRWGHPENDPKISVLNEGDESVMVSQFMMELQGLKIVDGEDPPRILHFNPRLKGDWSRRPVIEQNTCYRMQWGTALRCEGWKSRADEETVDGQVKCEKWIRDDDNHSEESKASWWLNRLIGRTKQVSIDWPYPFAEGKLFVLTISAGLEGYHINVDGRHVTSFPYRTGFVLEDATGLSVNGDIDVHSVFAASLPTSHPSFTTQMHLEMFTKWKAPPLPYGHVELFIGILSAGNHFAERMAVRKSWMQHKSIKSSHVVARFFVAMHGRKEVNLELKKESEYFGDIVMVPYMDNYDLVVLKTIAICEYGVHTVAAKYIMKCDDDTFVRVDAVIKEVRKVDEDRSLYVGNMNYHHKPLRHGKWAVTYEEWPEEEYPTYANGPGYIVSSNIAQLIVSDFEEHKLRLFKMEDVSMGMWVEQFNSSRPVQYVHSLKFCQFGCIEDYYTAHYQSPRQMICMWDKLQSQGKPQCCNMR, via the exons ATGAAGCGAGCAAAGCTAGAGACTTTGGTGTCGCCGAGTCGACTCAGATTGCTTCAGCTTTTGATGGGCATAGTGTTTCTTTGCATACTCGTTATGACCATCGAAATCCCACTGGTTTTCCGCACCGAGTCGGATTCAGACGACGGagcttttgggtttttattgCCGGGAGACGAACCGGACGGTACGTATCTGTATCGGAAACCGAAACGGCAAATACAGGAGTTCAAGAGAATATCGGGTTTGATCTTTAACGAGAGCTTATTCGATGCTAAAAAGGACGAGTTTTCGGAGCTCTATAAGTCGGCAAAGCAAGCTTGGGTGATAGGGAAGAAGTTCTGGGACGAAATGGAGTCCAAGAAAACCGAGTTCAGCCCGAAAAAGGTGCCGGAAAACCGGTCCGAGACGTGCCCAAATTCGATTACGCTGTCGGTAGGCGAATTCCGGAACCGGGTTTTGGAGCTCCCTTGTGGGCTGACCTTGTGGTCCCACATAACGGTGGTGGGGACACCCAGGTGGGGCCACCCGGAGAATGATCCGAAAATATCGGTTTTGAACGAAGGAGATGAGTCGGTGATGGTGTCACAGTTTATGATGGAGTTGCAGGGTCTGAAAATTGTGGATGGTGAAGACCCACCAAGGATTTTGCATTTCAATCCGAGGTTGAAAGGGGATTGGAGTAGAAGGCCTGTGATTGAGCAGAACACTTGTTATAGGATGCAGTGGGGTACAGCTTTGAGGTGTGAAGGGTGGAAGTCAAGAGCTGATGAAGAAACTG TTGATGGACAGGTGAAATGTGAGAAGTGGATTCGTGATGATGACAATCACTCGGAAGAATCGAAGGCATCCTGGTGGTTGAACAGGCTTATAGGGCGGACAAAGCAGGTGTCTATAGACTGGCCATACCCTTTTGCAGAGGGAAAATTATTTGTTCTAACAATAAGTGCTGGCTTGGAAGGTTACCATATTAATGTAGATGGGAGGCATGTCACTTCTTTTCCTTATCGGACT GGATTTGTTCTTGAAGATGCCACTGGACTTTCTGTCAATGGGGATATTGATGTACATTCTGTTTTTGCTGCTTCCTTACCCACATCACATCCAAGTTTCACAACGCAAATGCATCTTGAGATGTTTACAAAATGGAAAGCCCCACCTCTTCCATATGGGCATGTGGAGCTTTTCATTGGCATCCTATCTGCTGGCAACCATTTTGCTGAGCGAATGGCTGTAAGGAAGTCTTGGATGCAACATAAGTCAATTAAATCTTCTCATGTTGTGGCTCGGTTTTTTGTGGCAATG CATGGGAGAAAGGAAGTAAATCTGGAGCTAAAGAAAGAATCAGAGTATTTTGGTGATATAGTTATGGTTCCTTACATGGATAATTATGATCTTGTTGTGTTGAAGACTATAGCAATCTGCGAATATGGG GTTCACACAGTGGCTGCCAAGTATATCATGAAGTGTGATGATGACACATTTGTTAGGGTGGATGCTGTGATCAAGGAAGTAAGAAAAGTTGATGAAGATAGAAGCCTTTATGTTGGAAATATGAACTATCATCACAAGCCCCTTCGTCATGGTAAATGGGCAGTGACATATGAG GAATGGCCAGAGGAAGAATATCCAACCTATGCAAATGGTCCGGGTTACATTGTGTCATCCAACATTGCACAGTTAATCGTATCTGATTTTGAAGAGCACAAATTAAGA TTGTTCAAGATGGAAGATGTGAGCATGGGAATGTGGGTGGAGCAGTTCAACAGTTCAAGACCTGTGCAGTATGTGCACAGCTTGAAATTCTGCCAATTTGGGTGCATCGAGGATTATTACACTGCACATTATCAATCTCCAAGACAGATGATATGCATGTGGGACAAATTGCAATCTCAAGGAAAACCCCAGTGCTGCAACATGAGATGA
- the LOC126718663 gene encoding uncharacterized protein LOC126718663: protein MKLSHSSITLLSLISLLFLSSISAQICQRSCGKQILTFPFGSDPGCGDPRLQQYVNCDQQKLTLTTHTGCYPITKIDYTNQVIYISDPSMSTCSCTQPSKGFGLDWDAPFTFHDDTIFALLDCSVSSSPIYTLNGLYGDGNNSKAPLCDNQGTPICSYLYSCTPFSTINLPISTCCIYAPVNLGPSFEMDLKKLQCTSYSGLYSYNGQESNPENWNYGIALKYKFNVNNEYPSSCAQCEKSHGVCGYTGPYNSFICNCPNGLNTSLDCFFGSSFNNGLRLLPWKNGAWLMYILAWSLVWVLL from the exons ATGAAGCTAAGCCACTCTTCCATAACTCTTCTCTCCTTAAtttctctcctctttctctcATCAATCTCAGCCCAAATCTGCCAAAGAAGCTGTGGCAAACAAATCCTCACTTTCCCATTTGGTAGTGACCCTGGTTGTGGCGATCCACGGCTCCAACAATATGTTAATTGTGACCAACAAAAGCTCACCTTAACCACTCACACAGGTTGTTACCCTATCACCAAAATTGACTACACAAACCAAGTCATATACATCTCAGACCCTTCTATGTCAACCTGTTCCTGCACACAACCAAGTAAAGGCTTTGGCCTAGATTGGGATGCACCCTTTACTTTTCATGATGATACCATCTTTGCTTTACTAGACTGTTCAGTCAGTTCTTCACCTATATACACATTGAATGGCCTATATGGTGATGGAAACAACTCCAAAGCCCCACTTTGTGATAACCAAGGCACACCCATTTGTAGTTATTTATATTCTTGCACGCCTTTTAGTACCATCAACCTTCCCATCTCTACATGTTGCATTTATGCTCCTGTGAATCTTGGACCCTCGTTTGAAATGGACTTAAAGAAGCTTCAGTGCACTTCTTATTCTGGGCTTTACAGCTACAATGGCCAGGAATCCAACCCTGAAAATTGGAACTATGGGATAGCACTCAAATATAAGTTTAATGTGAATAATGAGTATCCAAGCTCATGTGCTCAATGTGAGAAGAGTCATGGAGTTTGTGGCTACACTGGACCTTACAATTCGTTTATCTGCAACTGTCCTAACGGGCTCAACACGTCGTTGGATTGTTTCTTTGGGTCATCATTTAATAATGGTTTGAGGCTTCTTCCATGGAAGAATG GAGCTTGGTTGATGTATATTTTGGCATGGTCATTGGTTTGGGTCTTGTTGTAG
- the LOC126718664 gene encoding uncharacterized protein LOC126718664 — protein MSDIVFMRAWASVEVPRFYNPLTTALQPRDQTWQGMKTVAELRRKHNLAIPFNKDSLYKPIERKPKKFNPLVIPKSLEASLPFATKSKDTPSRKRPLLENRRPAVVMEPDERKVHALVQHLQLIRSEKIKKRKLKEEKKRKEHEAEKAKDEELSRKRRREERRERYREQDKVQKKIRRNV, from the exons ATGAGTGACATTGTTTTCATGCGTGCATGGGCTTCAGTTGAAGTTCCTCGCTTCTACAACCCATTGACAACGGCCTTACAACCTCGTGATCAGACCTGGCAAGGAATGAAAACTGTCGCTGAATTGAGGAGAAAACACAATCTTGCCATTCCTTTTAACAAGGATTCACTCTACAAG CCAATTGAAAGGAAGCCAAAGAAGTTCAACCCATTGGTAATTCCCAAGTCCTTGGAAGCATCTCTCCCGTTTGCAACAAAGTCTAAGGATACACCTAGTCGGAAACGTCCACTTCTTGAAAATAGAAGACCGGCTGTTGTCATGGAGCCTGATGAGCGAAAAGTTCATGCTCTTGTTCAACATCTTCAATTGATTAGATCTGAAAAG ATTAAGAAGCGAAAGcttaaggaagaaaagaagaggaaagaacATGAGGCAGAGAAAGCCAAAGATGAGGAGTTGTCGAGAAAGCGCCGGAGAGAAGAAAGACGGGAGAGATATCGAGAGCAGGATAAAGTACAGAAGAAAATTCGGAGAAATGTGTAG